The DNA window CCGACGCCGCCCGCGCCGGTGCCGCGAACGTGGCCGATGCAGCTGGCGACGCGCTCGAAGGGCTGTCGAAGCAGCGGCCGGAGTCCGCTGACGATGCCGCGGTGTCCGTGTCGGACGGCGAGGTTCCGGTCGCCGATGCACCGACCGACACCACCGTGGTCGCCGTTCCGGTCGCGGACGCACCCGCAGCGGACGACGCGAACATCGCGGACGCGCCGGCTGCCACCGACCAGGTGGAACCGGCGACCCACGGCGATCTGCCGGAGGACCTCTCCGAAGCAGCCCAGAAGCTCGCGGAGGCCGCCGACGCGCTCGCGGAGGTGGCCGAGGAGGTGACGCGCGGCGTCGACCCGAGCCCCGCCGATGCGGACGCCGACTCAGGAACCGACGCGGGCGCGACGGCTCCCGCCGCCGCCCCTGAAGCCGCGTCGACGACGGATCCTGAGCAGCCCTCCCGTTCCCCCAAGCACTGACCGGTACCAGCGAACGGAGAACCGTCATGCCCCTCTTCAGTCGAACCCGGTCCTACGGGGCCAGCCGTCCGCGACCGCGTGCCGTCTGGGCTGCCGCGATCACCGGTGTCGTCCTCGTCGTGCTCGTGGTCGTCGGGGTACTCATCCCGATCCTCGGCCTCATCGGCGCTGCCGACGGTGCGACGGTCGGGGCGCTCAACGTCCCCGTCGGGAGCATCATCGCCGCGCTCCTCGTCGGCTACCTCCTCGCGCTGCTGCTGCTCCTTGGCTGTGTCCGCAGTCGCAACGGTGCACTGTCGTGGGTGCTGGCGGTCGCAGCGGTCATCTCGGCGCTGCTCGTGTCGCTGTGGCCGCTGCTCGCGGTCGCGATCGCCGGCGTCGATCAGGCGTCCGACATCGTCCCCTTCATCCAGGACCTCATCGGGCGGGTCACCGGCAACTGATCACCAGAGATCCGCGCGGCAGCAGGATGTCCTCCCTCAGGATCTCCTGCTGTCACGCGGATCTCCTGGTGTTAGCTCAGCCGGCGGCTGCGGTGCACCTCGGCCCGACCACCGGTCCCTGCCCGTCGACAGGCTCAGGAACCGCTTGTCGACGGGCGGTCGGGCCGGGGTGCCTCAGTTCTGGGGGAAGCCGAGGTTGATGCCGCCGTGGGAGGGGTCGAGCCAGCGGGCGGTGATGGCCTTCTGCTGGGTGAAGAANGGGCCGGGGTGCCTCAGTTCTGGGGGAAGCCGAGGTTGATGCCGCCGTGGGAGGGGTCGAGCCAGCGGGCGGTGATGGCCTTCTGCTGGGTGAAGAACCGCACACCCTCGGCGCCGTGGGCCTTGGTGTCGCCGAACAGGGAGTCCTTCCAGCCGCCGAAGGAGAACGTGGCGACCGGGACGGGGATGGGCACGTTGATGCCGATCATGCCGACCTGGATCTCGTTCTGGAACCGGCGTGCGGCACCGCCGTCGTTGGTGAAGATCGCGGTCCCGTTGCCGAACGCGCCACCGTTGATGAGCGCGACGCCTTCCTCGTAGGACTGCACGCGCACGACGGCAAGGACGGGTCCGAAGATCTCCTCCGTGTAGACCTTCGAGGTCGTGGGCACGTGGTCGATGAGGGTGGGGCCGAGCCAGAACCCGTTCGGGTCGCCGTCGATGGGGGTGTTGCGGCCGTCCACGACGATCGTCGCACCGTCGGCCTCGGCGATGTCGAGGTAGGAAGCGACCTTGTCGCGGTGCACCTTCGTCACCAGCGGTCCCATGTCGCAGTTCCGGCGCCCGTCACCGATCCGCAGCGTCGCGGCGCGCTCGGCGATCTTCCCGATGAGTTCGTCCGCGACCG is part of the Plantibacter sp. Leaf314 genome and encodes:
- a CDS encoding aldehyde dehydrogenase family protein, with the translated sequence TGTAHGKRVQALGGAKNHMLVLPDADLDLVADSAINAGFGSAGERCMAISVVVAVEPVADELIGKIAERAATLRIGDGRRNCDMGPLVTKVHRDKVASYLDIAEADGATIVVDGRNTPIDGDPNGFWLGPTLIDHVPTTSKVYTEEIFGPVLAVVRVQSYEEGVALINGGAFGNGTAIFTNDGGAARRFQNEIQVGMIGINVPIPVPVATFSFGGWKDSLFGDTKAHGAEGVRFFTQQKAITARWLDPSHGGINLGFPQN